In Salvelinus namaycush isolate Seneca chromosome 16, SaNama_1.0, whole genome shotgun sequence, the sequence taggggttttgtatgtctatggctgcctagattggttctcattagaggcagctgtggttcattgtctctgattgagagccatatttaaggcagccataggcattgggttttgtgggtaattgtctatgtagaacgtttgtagctttagtattgcacttacgttgtagcttcacggtcgttttgttgttttgttttgttataagtgttcgtttcgtgtttcactcgtctcaaataaaagagatgtatttttcacacgctgcgccttggtccactcattatcctcaagacgatcgtgacacagccTGTCTTAGAATATTGTTCTATATTATAATACATGAGTACATACCTGTGAATAGTGCAGCCTCTGTCCTAAAGAATATTGGACTATATTAATTCATGTCAATCTTATTCTTTCAGATATTACAAAGCAGCAACTTTTGTTGGAAAGGTGAGTTCCAGCACCATAAACACCTCATATTCTGATGTTAGCATCTATTACATTCATACTCATCATCATAGGGCAGGGTATCATATACTGATGTAGCATCTATAAAATGtgcactcatcattattcatgagtATTCGTAATTATAGCAACATATTAAATAATTGTATAAGTGCATAGAGACGTGCTCACTTACATAAACAATATGTTTTACATCATCATTACATATAAGTCACCAAGTTGATCAGGAAGaaaacagcaggaggtagagtggggaggtgctgggagtaggagagggactccatggtgttgatcaggaggaaacagcaggaggtagaatggggaggtgctgggagtaggagagggactccatggtgttgatcaggaagaaacagcaggaggtagagtggggaggtgctgggagtaggagagggactccatggtgttgatcaggaggaaacagcaggaggtagaatggggaggtgctgggagtaggagagggactccatggtgttgatcaggaagaaacagcaggaggtagagtggggaggtgctgggagtaggagagggactccatggtgttgatcaggaagaaacagcaggaggtagagtggggaggtgctgggagtaggagagggactccatggtgttgatcaggaagaaacagcaggaggtagagtggggaggtgctgggagtaggagagggactccatggtttgatcaggaagaaacagcaggaggtagagtggggaggtgctgggagtaggagagggactccatggtgttgatcaggaagaaacagcaggaggtagagtggggaggtgctgggagtaggagagggactccatggtgaCTCGGAGGTCCCTAGCTGAGGAGGAAGGAATGGGTGTGATAGATTCCAGACGAATAGAGATGGAACGATCAGAGGAGGGCAAGGAGGAGTTAGGAGCAATAACAGAACACGTCATTCTCAGTGACCTGAGGATTGTGCAGCGATTTGGTCATCCTAGACCAGAGGTACCGTCCTGTATTTTTTCATTCCAATCTATTCCACCTGATTCCAATAATTAACTGgatgataaactgaatcaggttagttacaactggggctggagtgaaaaccaacaggagggtagctctccaggaacatggttaGAGAGCCCTGCCCTAGACTGATGTGTTGCTTGACCTCTAGTTCCTACCATGAGTCATTATATCCCTTGGTTATTGTTTGATCCTTTCATCTTGTTCCTTAATGTTCTTTTGGTGCTTTGAATGTCTGAATCAGATCTCCTTTGAGTTGGGAggtttttaaaatgtatctgtACAAATTTGTATTTCAGGTTAcatgacgcacacacacactcaacatggCAACCACACTGCATTTGATCGGTGGTCAAGGAGGCAGTTCATTTCATTTCCATGGCATGGACAACGGTGCCACCCTCAAGAAGATTGGAGTGGCGGTGGAAGGCTCGCAGGTCAAAGCTGTGCGGGCGGAGCTGACCGACGGGAAAGTGGCGACTTTTGGAGATGAGAACACTTTCAATGAGTTTGAGTTCAACCTCGGCGAGCGCATCACAAAGCTGTCGCTGTGGGATAACGGCGCCGGCACACGTCTGGGTGCCATCAAGTTCACGACGAGTGAAAACCGTCAGTTCTTTGAAAAAACGACCAGCTGGCCACTGATTACTGAGTACACCGTAGATGTGGGGTCTGGAATCTGCCTGGTGCTGGAGGGCAGGTCTGGCTTGGCCGTTGAACGTATGGGCTTCCTCTTCATCAACCCCATCAAGTCGTCCGTGCTGACCAACATGGAGTATGCCAACCTGTCCCTCTTCAAACCCCAGGTAAGCTCTTTTATAGATGTGTGTAGACGGCTCAGGAAAACTCTACCGATGCTCTAACAttaaccagacccagagagctggaggtggagagagacatatctgcacgcTGGACTGTGGGGAGACAACTTCAACAATATAAAAAGcaagagcaggagaagaacagagcactagaggagaggatcagactgctggaggagagggtgagggggatggtgTGTGACAGAGATCAACCCACTAGAGAGGTGGCCACCcccgcagagaagccagcagaacagtccacctcagctcccgacaaaagtctcgacaccacagcagaacagtccacaccagaccctgaccatagcgtcgacatcacagcaaaacagacaaatgaagaaccccaagcccaggggatctcatcccctctgagcacccccatGTCAGCCACCCTGCCAggcctcctgacaacccccccccacacccactgaggacatacacaagacacagattggaCTCCTTAtagactcaaatgggaaatatatacaagaaaaaaaactttttcccaaacaggtgtccaaaca encodes:
- the LOC120061686 gene encoding aerolysin-like protein; protein product: MATTLHLIGGQGGSSFHFHGMDNGATLKKIGVAVEGSQVKAVRAELTDGKVATFGDENTFNEFEFNLGERITKLSLWDNGAGTRLGAIKFTTSENRQFFEKTTSWPLITEYTVDVGSGICLVLEGRSGLAVERMGFLFINPIKSSVLTNMEYANLSLFKPQVSSFIDVCRRLRKTLPML